Proteins from a genomic interval of Acidimicrobiia bacterium:
- a CDS encoding VOC family protein, whose translation MSRVQLALNVSNIDEAVSFYSKLFNIEPTKRKPGYANFAVVNPPLKLVLIENTKAGAGGTINHLGVEVESREEVGDAQSRLAVDGLETQIEDNVTCCYAIQDKVWVHDPDNAPWEIYTVLENAEQMKSSG comes from the coding sequence ATGTCACGAGTTCAATTAGCATTAAATGTTTCAAATATCGATGAAGCAGTTAGTTTTTATTCAAAATTATTCAACATTGAGCCTACAAAACGCAAACCTGGATATGCTAATTTTGCAGTTGTAAACCCTCCATTAAAACTTGTCTTGATTGAAAACACTAAAGCAGGAGCTGGTGGCACAATTAATCACCTTGGTGTAGAAGTTGAGTCTCGCGAAGAAGTTGGAGATGCACAATCCAGGCTTGCAGTTGATGGTTTAGAAACTCAAATTGAAGACAACGTTACTTGTTGTTATGCCATACAAGATAAAGTTTGGGTCCATGACCCAGATAATGCACCGTGGGAAATTTATACAGTTTTAGAGAATGCTGAACAAATGAAAAGCAGTGGTT
- a CDS encoding virulence RhuM family protein — protein sequence MENYNDLVIYQTEHGSLELRADVSADTVWASQAQIAEAFGVDVRTISEHIGNIVSTKELPKSSTIRKFRIVRLEGKRQVERQIDHYNLDMILSVGYRVNSKKATQFRKWATEVLKKHIVEGYTINELRLGQLNSGINDVHRALEIARQTIDKQENKDLANEVLSMLERYTHSLTLLQSFDEQNISSPKGKKPTGKITYKECLHVIDELRNNLIARDEATALFGNEREHGLDQVIGSIYQTFGGSIYTQQSKIKLHIYCI from the coding sequence ATGGAAAATTATAATGATCTAGTTATTTACCAGACCGAGCATGGTTCGTTAGAACTTCGTGCTGATGTGAGTGCAGATACGGTATGGGCGAGCCAGGCACAAATTGCGGAGGCCTTTGGCGTAGATGTTCGAACGATTAGCGAACATATAGGTAATATTGTTTCAACAAAAGAATTGCCCAAATCTTCAACTATCCGGAAATTCCGGATAGTTCGATTAGAAGGAAAACGCCAGGTAGAACGCCAAATTGATCACTATAACCTAGATATGATTCTCTCTGTCGGCTATCGAGTAAATTCTAAAAAAGCTACACAATTTCGTAAATGGGCAACCGAAGTTTTGAAGAAACATATTGTAGAAGGATACACTATCAATGAATTGCGACTTGGTCAGCTGAACAGTGGAATAAACGATGTACATCGTGCCCTTGAAATTGCCCGTCAAACAATCGATAAACAAGAAAATAAAGATTTAGCAAATGAAGTATTGTCGATGCTTGAACGCTATACGCATTCTCTTACTTTGTTGCAATCTTTTGATGAACAAAATATCTCTTCTCCTAAAGGTAAAAAGCCAACAGGGAAAATTACTTATAAAGAATGCTTGCATGTGATAGATGAGTTGCGCAATAATCTAATTGCTCGCGACGAAGCAACAGCGCTTTTTGGAAATGAGCGTGAACATGGACTAGATCAAGTTATTGGATCTATCTATCAAACTTTTGGCGGGTCGATCTATACCCAACAATCGAAGATAAAGCTGCACATATATTGTATCTAA
- a CDS encoding Fic family protein: protein MYLIIKDHPFSDGNKRTGAFLFVYFLNKMNHLYRKNGEIKINDNALVTLALLIAESDPKDKELLINLTKQLISN from the coding sequence TTGTATCTAATAATTAAAGACCACCCATTCAGTGATGGAAATAAACGTACTGGTGCTTTTCTATTTGTATATTTTCTTAACAAGATGAACCACTTATATCGCAAAAATGGAGAAATAAAAATAAATGATAATGCACTGGTGACATTAGCCTTATTGATCGCGGAAAGTGATCCTAAAGACAAAGAGTTGTTGATAAACTTAACCAAACAACTTATTTCAAATTAG